A region of the Dermacentor albipictus isolate Rhodes 1998 colony chromosome 4, USDA_Dalb.pri_finalv2, whole genome shotgun sequence genome:
TGTGTAGaaatttctggaagacacgcgggcaccagcgattattctggaatcttcgatgactcatgtataaaagccgacgcgcttgcctCGTCGATCAGATTTTCTACtaccgccgactgtgttcgccactttGTTGCGCTTTGAGAGGCAGCCTGTTTTTCTGGGTACAGGTTAGCCCAATAAAGCTACTTTCGCGATTCAGTTTTGTTACTGCGTGCTCAACCGTCGCtataccacgtgacaatatggagCTCGAACACGCGTGTGTGAAGCGACGCTTTCCTGAAACTTTCGCGAAACGGTTATCTATACGCTGTACAACTAAATTTCTTTACTGTCAACCTATGGAACGTGTAatttcatgcaatgtttatgcttATCCACTTCGAAGGTGAACTTTAACCTCATGCAATATTTATGTTTGCGTACAACATCGCTCAGAGGCTGTGCCGAGATGCAAGCATCAAATCAGGCGGACTCATGCACAGGGTCAGACGTCTACGCAGCGATGTCatgaggacgaaggcgatgtacgATGCCGTCCGAAGGAATAATGGCGACGACAGGTGTACGCACATAGTGGTACGACAAGTGTGTAAAAACATTTAAGCGTTTGTGTCACAGTGGCATATACCCAGTAGCCCAAGAATGGGGTAGCCCAAACATAATTGAGGAAAATAAATATAGCCGTTTAAAACCATGCGCAATTAATGCCAACTGCAACGATATTTCGGACCACGTAAAAAGCCTAGCTGAAGATAATGTAAACGTATACACGCCTCTATTCATATGTACCCCATGAAGTAGGAGCAGAATTTCAGAAAAAGTGGAATTTCAAGAAAAGTTtgcaggtctttttttttttttggtgggggataccgaaactaaaaaaaaatatgccgccATTACTGCTCaccggaagtgacgcatgacctaGAACGCGCACCTGCTCGCAACGTTGCCGCCTCGGCACGACCTCTGAGATAAGGCGGCGCCCACGGCGTGCTGAAAAATCCCAGAGGTGACGTACTGGGACTTGAGTTATAACGACAACCACCAGGTGCACGCATCGTCTGGTGAGATGCTGGTTAAAGAATGCTAAGAAAACGATGCACTTATCAACCCTGCGTTTTTTCCAAGATTGCTTCAGTCGTATGTACTCATTTAGAACATATTTAGCCAAAAATAGTTTTGTTGCAGTTGACCTTTAAGAGGCGTACGCGCTTTAGAGATACTGACTAGTGTAGTAACTATATTTACAATTATATGGTTTGTTGTCTTGTTGTATTACGTAGTGCAGAGGTGCGCTCTATGGCACTATTTGGTCGATCGTATTTGCATGCTATGTGGGGCGGAGCATCCGGTGGAACATACCCGTTGCTTAAGAAAGGTGCAGCGCGAACATCAGAGGTTGAATAGATTGCAAATTATGCTCCATTCCATTATTAAACGTACGTGTACTTTGTAGATACCTACTAATCGACGTTATAAAGTTTTGAGAAATATGGGACCCCAATTTAGGGGACGCTATCGGGCAGGCATACAAAAGAATGCAAAAGGCGTATAAAATAGTTCGATTAGGGTCTCGCAAATCCTTTTAAGGAGCGTTAGAATTAGATTTGAGAAATACGTAATACAGTTTAGATATagggtaaacaaaaaaaaaatgaaactcgCAAGCAGGGAGTTTTAGAATTAAGGGACCCAAGGTTAGGAGAGAGAGAATGTatacatttttattaggtaaatgcaccTTTGGAGAGACAAGTGTACGAAACTATGCTATGAGAGCACACAAAAGGCAACACAAAAGGCCTAAAACTTGTAAAAACTTTAGTACGCAAAGGTGAGTTGGGGGCGTCACTTCTAAAACTACGCTCTGTTTTATGTGCGCTCACGACTTAACGACCGACCAATTATTGCTAGGCAGCGCAACGATGCTGGTCGTGCGCGCTTGCACTACATAGTTGGTCGGAATTATACTCGGCCAGGCGTACGAAGAAAAGGAGGGTTCGATCCCAACAAACAACTGCCTTCGTCAGTGGCGTCCAaaaaatggcggccatgaagtcAAGGAATCACTTCCGGCGGTTGCAGTGGAGTAAAGCATGGCTTTCAAGATTGGCTTCAATTACCTTGAGGCCATCTCTGggacgttaggatggatagttgggcgtgttggttaagcatgatttctgaagtgaaggcgctaaaatgacggtggacaaagaagaaacacacacacactgtgtgtgtttcttctttgtccaccgtcattttagcgccttcacttcagaaatcatctCTGGGAGGTGCAAGAGCGTGTCATTCCGTAGACGAAACAGGCAGTCACCCCTTTCGGATGCAAATCGTATTCAATTTCGTATTTTTTTATAAAAATGAGCAaatacaaaattttttttaatacgaACCGAATACTATAGTAAGTAtcaaatatcgaatcgaatattatATATCGAACAAACAAGCGCAGACACACATTTAAGCAGGAATATTTATTCCGGTATAATTACGTACTACACCTGCATTGACCAGTGCAAAGAAAAAACAGCTAACTATATGAGCTACAACGGATTAATTTTAATCGCAAGGTAACTAATTTGTCATTACGTTAGCTGCGCGGAAAATTTAACCACATTTAAAGCCTAGTTGCAAACAAGCTCGCAAAGAGTGAAAGCTTTTGTATGACTAACTTTCCGAAAATGCTAAATGGTTGctgcactaaaaaagaaaaaaaaaggaaagaagattAGAATTTGTAGAAAAATAAAGCTGTTGAACGGCCTCTGTGCCCTAGACACGTGTAAAACAGCCCACTGCAAGGGGAATATGGCTCGTTGAAGCGTAAAAGGTAAAACTGGTACATCACTATACTACCAAAAACACTACATTACAGAATACAAGCAATAAACAGACGTTGTCATGCAGGCTTCCACCGCAAAGTCTAAAACAAGCCTTGCATTACTCATTGTTTCTCTATTGCTTCGAAAACGTGTTTCACTTCTGATGATTTGCCATAGTTTGTTTACCACATGAGAATAACGACACTTCAGTCATTCGTTGCAAAATATTTGGTAATTAttcaatatagaaaaaaaaacaccgaataGTTCCTCCTCCAATACGAATACGAATAGTTATAGGGTGCAATATTCGATGCGTATTCTAAACGTTAATTATTCGCCCATCCCTACTTTTCATTTGTTCCAGTTGTATGGCCGATTGTTCAGGGATAAATAAACTGACACCCCGAAGCCTGCTTGCTACCTGTGTGCTTTTTCAAGTATACACAAGGTGACGTTTAATATTTGCAATACGATGCGTTTAAATTTGGTGCCACAGTGGAGAGAGTCGCAATGATGTCACTTCGCCTGGGTTGGCAAAATACACTGAAATGCCACTGCTCATATCTGCTCGAATGAACAAGATAATGAATGCCGCCGACACTCTTGCGAGTGGCAGCTAGCTTCCACGCAGTAAGGCCACCGGATTAATTGCACCGAGACATATTTGGTCCAAGAACACCTTAGCAGTACGATAGTCATTTGTGGACTTTCGGCAATGGCCGCGACGCACACCGACTGGAGAAGCCTTGCAGCTTGCACACAGGGACGCGGAAATAACAGTACATATATAAATACGCAACAACGAGGagaaaagaaggggaaaaaatcCGGCCACTCTAAAACCCGTTCAACAAGTGTCGTTTAGCAAGTAATATACACAAAGCGATGACCGCAACGATACCAGCTACATATTACAGATGTTCAGACATGCTGCGGAAGATGACGTGCATTGTCGCGCTTCAATTCAACAGCAAATCGCAACTATTCACGAACTGAAGCACACTGAGCAAGCAAACGCGAATAAAggacaataaaagaaaaactgaCGAGGAGGCAGATCACGAGACAGGCATGGCGGAATTGAACGCCTTCACCAGAACGAGCACTTCTTCTGCGGGTTCATGTCGTCGTCGCGAGCACAGCTGAAGGCGCTGGCGAACTCCTCCATGTGCATGAGGGGCACGTTGCACCGGTGCTCCGGGCGTAGCTCGTGGCGCGCCCTGGCGCCCGCTTCTTCCCAGCTGTCGCCTTCGTCGCCTGCAGGGCACAGCGTCAAGCAGTACGCGAGGAAGAACAACTTGCGGGCGTCCGTCGCCTCCAGGCCCGGAAGGCGCACGTCCGCGGGCGACGAGGCGCCGCCAATCGAGCGTCTGCCGAACGCGGCGTACAGCACGGGAGCCGAGGCGAAGTCGCTGAAGCGCTCGGCGTCTGCGCTGTCCGTCGCCATCGTCTGCCTGTGGGCGTGGCGCGTCCCGTAGCTCCCGTAGGAGCGCAGGTAACAGGCCACCCGCCCCTTGTACTCCCTGCGCCACCAGGGGTCGCGAGATGCGCGTGAAGGCCGCCGGTACGTTTGCAGCGTGGCCCTTGTACGCGCGTTCTCGTGTACAAACGAGTTGCCTGTACGCTGTACAATACGCTTTGGTTGGCAAATCAGTTCTAAGGAAGCCCACAAGATGGTGGATCATTAATAGGGAAAAATTGTTATCTACTCAGAGTACTGCACGAAAGTACAAAGGAAGCCCATGCGGGTGCGTTTCTCACAAAGGAAGCTCAGCTGTTGAGAAAAATTCCTCATGGTTCGCGGAGGAGTGGGACGAATTGCCTTTATAGCTTCGTGCTTAACCAgacggatttatttatttattatttatttatttatttcacatactgCTAGCCTCAACGCTATAGTGGTCATAGCATAGTGGTACAAATCATGTGTCGGAAGACAAGAACAAAGTAtatgaaaacaaaacaatataTCAATGCAAGCAGTGTTCCTATAGACTTGTGTTCAGCACTGGAACGTAAATAAAATAGACATCACTTGTTAGCCCTGTGGACTTTAGCGGTGTTTCGATAATATGTGCCCGTGCGCTGCAATCGAAGATGAAATGGCGTGAGCCGTGGCTAGTTTCGATTCTGCAATTTCCACATGTTCTTAATACACTGATTTCTAAAGATACATAATTAAGGAGGTCTTTTAGTCTGCATGTATTAAAGAGTTGATCAGTTGCTACTGCACAACTTCTAACGTCCGGCGGCGCGAATACTGTGTCGCCGAAAAAAGAAACTACCGCACTGTTTTCAAAGTCTTCACTGAAACGCATCTGGTATGCAGATGCGTGAAGACAGTTGAATGAGCTGTTGCCATATCCCATTCCAAACAAGAGAGTTATCTGCTACGCCAGCGTCCTTGTCCGTTCGTGCCCCGGATTCGCGCAATGTCAAAATCCACGACGCTTACCCGATGGTCTCTGGGCGCCACTGATCCGAGCCATTGACGTCGTCGAAAAAGTCTAGGCTGAGCGCCGAGTGGAAGCCGTACATGAGCTCGTGCGCCAGCAGCTGTCCAATGCCGGCGAACAGTACGGCCACCGGCAGGTCGAGAGCGAACAACGGCGGCCACAGGGAGGCCGGGTGCAGCACCACGCGGTCGTGCGCCTCCTCGAACGTGGGCCTCGCGCTCAGGAACGACAGCTCCGCGGGGCTGCCCTTGCGCGGCGCCAGCAGGTGCTGCACACGTCGCCGCCGAATGGACGCGCGCCAACGAAAGGGGAGATCTGATGACACGAGAACAGCGGCGGCAAGTATACGCGGTGGGAAGCGCCGGACGACACAGCCATTTTGTCAGCAGCAGGATCAAACTCTGCAGGTTTCGCGCCTTTCAAATAAGTGGAACATGCGTACTCGTACGTTCGCCGCCGGAGAAGTGCATTTCTGACTGACACGTTTTACGCAACTtccttagcgttttttttttgtgtgtgtgaaccaCCCTTCCTTCCTTAAACAAAGGGACATTAATGATAACCATATCAGTTTAGGCTGATAGTGTAGTGTGTAAACCATATTTTAGTTAAAGTCGCGGTAAGCAGTGAATTCCTTCAAGAGAAAAACAAGGTCAAggttctttgtttctcttttttcataTCTCGCGTTGGGACCCTGGCGCCGGTGCATCAGTGTGACGTCAAGGATTTGGAAGTATTTTCTGGTATTTGGGCCGTTATGGCTCAGTTAATCCTTGAAACTTGCTAAATTCGGTCtcatgacctttttttttttcggaatacaATATGTAGTCTATTATTACCGATAAAATAAGAACTAGGCCTGAGCAGACGCCATCAAAACCTACGACGTCACGGTAAGTTGGTTCGGGAGTTTCTAGACAGCGCCACCAACCGTCAGTCTCTTCTCGCTTATTAAACCTCATCACAAGGtaagtgttttttctttttttggcagtgTAGAAGGTTAATTTTCTTATAAAGCTCAAATTATTTATCTCTGCAATTTTCCTTTAAATGGCTTTTTCAACATAACTTGGGCAATCATGATTCGTAGAAGCGCAGGAAAGAATGTAATGTTTGCATAATTCCGGGCTAATTATCTCAGAGTCCACTGGCGTAAACGGAGAGGACGTCGAGCTCTATCGCGACAAGCACAGCGAAGAGGCCGCATCCCACCGCCTGCATGTGCTCCACAGCAGTTCTCCACGCCTCGAAGAAGCTCTGGTCGTGGTCCAGACGTGGCAGCTCGGCTTCGTCGTCGCCCAGGTCCGACGCACGTGGTAGTCTCGTCAAAAGCGCGATCCGGCGGGCGCTGAACAGAGCCCTGCGCTTGGTGCCGCTGTCCATCCAGAGGTTCCCGTCCAGGGCTTCGATGGCGGCATCCTGCACCGCGTGGAACACCCTGCGCACCCGCAGCAGCAGCTCGTCCGAAAGTGTCCTCCGGAACAGGGGCAGCGTCAGCGCTGGCTTGGTCAGCTGCGCGCCATCAGCCAGGTGGTCAATCATGGATCCGGCTATACAACCCTTCGAGCAAGGTCGTTAAACCGAAGACTCGGCATTTACGCGCTATGTGCACAAGCCGAACCGCGAACTGTGGTCGATCGCTGCAAGCGTAGGTGGCAGCAAAAACGCACTGCATTCACAGTTCAAGAATTCAAGCCTCGGCGAAGATCGACTCGCACCTATAGACACATTGCGCAAAAGTTGATTAGTGTGACCTGTTGTTGCAGGTCATAACGATCGTACATGTTTTGCGAAAACCTTGCTCGTCAACACTGGTTCTGTATATTTAACAGAATATTCGTCTGGAAAACAGTAACAAACAGTAATTGTTGCTAGAAACCAGTAAGGCTGAATTGTCTTtgcgacgtaaaaaaaaaaaagtcaccgacgattacgatgctccttaacacgaaatttgagcgcagctctatacgtgctttcacATCGCGACGTATTAACTGGCGCAGACAGTCTGTCTCGTTCGGCACGTTGCAAACGCGCAGAAGTACGTGTGGCACGACTGCATCGCTAATCgggaaatcgcgagaggcagcgcgtgggtgacgcgtataggcgcgattcacagcggccgccgcagacagacctccgctcatgcaacgctttgtttccatacactGTATCGGTGGACGCCCTCGCTGCATGCCTTATGGATGGTGTCATTGGTGAAGCCGCgccctactctggcgccatctcgttgcgatcgtcgccgcagaacacttgcgcggcactacgctttttcctctcacgctttcgccataccctcctcctccgctttcctcctcgcgctctctacgctatcgccgtctttcatcccccactgcacTCCGCGTTCTCGCTTTCAcccttcgctgtgcttgttcgctcagTTGCACTGACGGACGCCGAGATACGCCGACGcttaacgcaggaacgggcgcctaagagctttGCACCAAAATAACCTAGATGACGTATGGATGAGACAGGCATTGAaagtgtatctttttttttcttttttaaaggcgGAACGCATGTTCTGCTTCATTTTTGTAAAAATTTCCTTTGTTTAATTCTCAGACAAAGCATAAGCGGAAGTCGCTGGCAATATATTGCATGACTTGGCCCCGGCCCCGTGTACACATTGCATGTGACATCAAAATACATGTATATTTTCAGATCAGTTCATGCAACTGTACACATGTCGCACTCATCAATGCTATATGTGCCCAGAACAAGAGCTCAATAAACGTACTAAGTACTAGTTAGAGCTGACATCAAAGATAGGCAAAGCTCGTGTACATCATTATACAAACACGAAAAATTCAGCTAAATTTAATCTTGTTTATATTCAGGTTTAAGCCGTTTATGTGTCACTACTTCGATAGGTCTTGAAGGTAAGCATTGGCATTATTTTCTAAACATTTCCTTTTCATTACGCTAAAAGACATTGGTATATATCATCTTGGTATACCACAATATCAGGGCAGCCGAGTGTTCCAAACGCACTGACCTGATCGAGTCGAAGGATGCAGCGTTCGGCGACATTTCTGTCGGTCATGCCGTACGCCTGGCTAAGGCCGGCATGCACGAAGCTTCCGAGGTCCCTTGCGACGGTCCAGCTGATTACCAGGGCGTAAATGTTTGCCTTATTGGCGTTCAACTGTAGGAGCGTGTTGACACCGTTGAGGAGGCTCGAATTTTTTACCACCACGGCGTCGTTGGCGAATTCGCTTGTCCCGGTGCCGAAGGCCTCGGCTATAATCGCTGCCCAGTCAAAAGCGTGGGCACTGGAGCCGTTCGGCTGCATCTCGCTTACTTTCAGGACACGAGGGCCGCTGTGTCGAACCCGAGTCGGCGACGTTGCCAGTATGCCAGAGATTTCTTCCTCGAGCGCGCGAAGTCTATCCGCGATGTTCTTTACATGACCCGCCTCGCTTACACCGAAGGCACTGATGAACGTCTCCAGGAGGCGGTTGTAGGTGTTATTCTTGAGGAACGCCTTGCGCTTTTCTTCCCACTCGAGGTAGCTCTCGCTCCTGCCAAATCGAAACGTGGGCCTTCCCGCGGACGCGCTTACTTCGAGAACGCGCAGGGAAAACCACACGTCCACGTTCCAGAAGAGAGACAACTGGACTAGCGTGCCCAACGTGTCCCGATTCGCAAGGCCAACGCTGTCGTTGGCGTGAGGCCACGTGAGGTTCCTCTCGAGCATGAATCGCTGCAGTTCCGCGAGAGAGCTGTCCGCTCCCGATTCGTGCTGGCCTACGCACATCTGCAGCAACTTTCCGGCCCAGAGCGACTTGCCGGGCACTCGCCCTTCCCGCAGCGTGTGGTTGTCGCGCAGCCACTCCTCGAGCACGGCGTCGATCAGCCTTGCGCGCGTCAGCGACAGAATGCTGGCGTCCGTGCCGCCTGGGTACCGGGCGCCGTGGCAGACGAAAGCGTAGAAGTTGTGGCACGGGTTCAGCGAGTCGGCGAGCGAGGCGCGCAGGAGCTGCGAGTACTCGAGGCACGACTCCCGGTCGCAGATGCCGCTTGCGGGCACGTCCTTCTTTTCGGCCTTGGGATACCCGTAGCGCATGAGGAGCACCACGAAGACGATGAAGAGCGCCACCGCGACGGCCACCACGGCCAACTTCGCGTTGCTGCTGCTCGTGCCCTCGGCTGTCGCGACGTGGTTGCCTACAGGATCGGACAAGCTCTCCGACACGCCGTCTGGTGTCTGCGAGTAAGATAGCTTAGAATAAATTATGTCACCGCATTTTAGGCGGTGATGAATGATTGACATTGAAAACTCGCTGTAAAGATACGAATAATCATTGCGAAACCCCCGCCCTTGTCTGCAACAGGGTTCGAGACCGGGCTGGTTGGTGTTCCGTGTTACCGTGAATTACAGCACACACCGAGACAATGGAAGGAAACGAAGGAAGGGAGCGCCGTCTTCGTCGTTTCCTGTCCTTGGTTTGGTGTGCGCTGTTGTTCACAGTAACTTGTCTGCCCTCAGGACAGTGTCCAATTTCTGCAGTCAGTGTGGATCCAGATTGTTTCACCTGTATATATCAGCTGAAATTTCTTGAGGTACTGTTCGGACAGGCTCTCTGAGTCAGTTTCTCTCGGAGCAGCTCCCCTGCGACTTACACGTTGTGATGGTACAGGTCCGGTTCACAGAGAAATACATTTAAAGAAACTAAAGTTCTCGGTCTGGAAGATTATCAAGCTACGCGCATGAccatcttttcttgttttttttttttttgccacgttaTGTGGTTTACTGGTTGCTTCCGACTTGTACGAACGAGCCTCTGCATTTTCAGTCAAAGTATAGAATAGTATGAGGGTAGGTTCAGAACGTTTCCACCTGGCCAACACTGCATGGTACTGGGCCATAGCTAGGCGTCAATTTCGTGCTGCAGAAAAATGCGATGTGACATATTGCGAGATGCGAGACGATGCAAGAGATTCGAGACTGCCACATATCCTCCAGAGGTATCTCCGTCACTAGGTTTTCACTTTTATATTATCGGACGCCATTAGGCTCAGCAAAAGAAATACCGCTCAAGGACAGCACATGGTCACATTGCTCGAAGTAGTCGCCTTAAGTAACTATTCAGCGGCATGACGGAAGCCATCAGCACTCGGCGTTCTCAGGTTGTCTCCCTATATTGTAAAGTACTAAACAAGCACAACGCTGCTTGGACTCGGCCGGTGGTCTAACGAAAACCGTCGTAACCGTCCTATTCAAGACGACGTATGTATGAGAGATGGTAATACGACATCTTCATTGATTGGTTCAAATACTCGAAAAGAGCTGAACTTTTGACAGTTTATGGCGGAACTTGGAAGTATTGAGAATAACACAGCCAGtgtgtaaaagaaaaaaacgccGTAGTATTAATGCTaatacgaataaataaataaataaataaataaataaataaataaataaataaataaataaataaataaatgagaataGTTTATGTATAGAAACAGATATGTGTAGCAATAAACAAAAATATGCAAAAAAACATCGAATATGATTGTAAACGGAGAACTGCTCGGTACAGTAATTGCTCGGTtgagtctttctttctttatagttgAAACGTTTTTGTGGGGCTGTTGCACGGCTGCAAGTCCAGGAATTCGGGACATCACTACT
Encoded here:
- the LOC135902172 gene encoding membrane metallo-endopeptidase-like 1 isoform X4: MARCPEHGEHKNHETSELSHRYRPNAYESYGSFYNTLSASGTPDGVSESLSDPVGNHVATAEGTSSSNAKLAVVAVAVALFIVFVVLLMRYGYPKAEKKDVPASGICDRESCLEYSQLLRASLADSLNPCHNFYAFVCHGARYPGGTDASILSLTRARLIDAVLEEWLRDNHTLREGRVPGKSLWAGKLLQMCVGQHESGADSSLAELQRFMLERNLTWPHANDSVGLANRDTLGTLVQLSLFWNVDVWFSLRVLEVSASAGRPTFRFGRSESYLEWEEKRKAFLKNNTYNRLLETFISAFGVSEAGHVKNIADRLRALEEEISGILATSPTRVRHSGPRVLKVSEMQPNGSSAHAFDWAAIIAEAFGTGTSEFANDAVVVKNSSLLNGVNTLLQLNANKANIYALVISWTVARDLGSFVHAGLSQAYGMTDRNVAERCILRLDQLTKPALTLPLFRRTLSDELLLRVRRVFHAVQDAAIEALDGNLWMDSGTKRRALFSARRIALLTRLPRASDLGDDEAELPRLDHDQSFFEAWRTAVEHMQAHLLAPRKGSPAELSFLSARPTFEEAHDRVVLHPASLWPPLFALDLPVAVLFAGIGQLLAHELMYGFHSALSLDFFDDVNGSDQWRPETIGVQATRLYTRTRVQGPRCKRTGGLHAHLATPGGAGSTRGGWPVTCAPTGATGRATPTGRRWRRTAQTPSASATSPRLPCCTPRSADARLAAPRRPRTCAFRAWRRRTPASCSSSRTA
- the LOC135902172 gene encoding uncharacterized protein isoform X3, which produces MARCPEHGEHKNHETSELSHRYRPNAYESYGSFYNTLSASGTPDGVSESLSDPVGNHVATAEGTSSSNAKLAVVAVAVALFIVFVVLLMRYGYPKAEKKDVPASGICDRESCLEYSQLLRASLADSLNPCHNFYAFVCHGARYPGGTDASILSLTRARLIDAVLEEWLRDNHTLREGRVPGKSLWAGKLLQMCVGQHESGADSSLAELQRFMLERNLTWPHANDSVGLANRDTLGTLVQLSLFWNVDVWFSLRVLEVSASAGRPTFRFGRSESYLEWEEKRKAFLKNNTYNRLLETFISAFGVSEAGHVKNIADRLRALEEEISGILATSPTRVRHSGPRVLKVSEMQPNGSSAHAFDWAAIIAEAFGTGTSEFANDAVVVKNSSLLNGVNTLLQLNANKANIYALVISWTVARDLGSFVHAGLSQAYGMTDRNVAERCILRLDQGVPRGAGCRHRSPGREPLDGQRHQAQGSVQRPPDRAFDETTTCVGPGRRRSRAATSGPRPELLRGVENCCGAHAGAPAGAAQGQPRGAVVPEREAHVRGGARPRGAAPGLPVAAVVRSRPAGGRTVRRHWTAAGARAHVRLPLGAQPRLFRRRQWLGSVAPRDHRGVQGAGGLLPALLRELRDAPRPQADDGDGQRRRRALQRLRLGSRAVRRVRQTLDWRRLVARGRAPSGPGGDGRPQVVLPRVLLDAVPCRRRRRQLGRSGRQGAPRATPGAPVQRAPHAHGGVRQRLQLCSRRRHEPAEEVLVLVKAFNSAMPVS
- the LOC135902172 gene encoding uncharacterized protein isoform X5, whose product is MARCPEHGEHKNHETSELSHRYRPNAYESYGSFYNTLSASGTPDGVSESLSDPVGNHVATAEGTSSSNAKLAVVAVAVALFIVFVVLLMRYGYPKAEKKDVPASGICDRESCLEYSQLLRASLADSLNPCHNFYAFVCHGARYPGGTDASILSLTRARLIDAVLEEWLRDNHTLREGRVPGKSLWAGKLLQMCVGQHESGADSSLAELQRFMLERNLTWPHANDSVGLANRDTLGTLVQLSLFWNVDVWFSLRVLEVSASAGRPTFRFGRSESYLEWEEKRKAFLKNNTYNRLLETFISAFGVSEAGHVKNIADRLRALEEEISGILATSPTRVRHSGPRVLKVSEMQPNGSSAHAFDWAAIIAEAFGTGTSEFANDAVVVKNSSLLNGVNTLLQLNANKANIYALVISWTVARDLGSFVHAGLSQAYGMTDRNVAERCILRLDQGVPRGAGCRHRSPGREPLDGQRHQAQGSVQRPPDRAFDETTTCVGPGRRRSRAATSGPRPELLRGVENCCGAHAGAPAGAAQGQPRGAVVPEREAHVRGGARPRGAAPGLPVAAVVRSRPAGGRTVRRHWTAAGARAHVRLPLGAQPRLFRRRQWLGSVAPRDHRFHAYGTMGDAPEVQAGRPTKRGGAAAVNAAMIALRQLIPTEPKDRRLSKVETLRLAAGYIAHLSASRVQNDGGAPRPICAPFCVFCVTERRSARCSAGTQHQASGRHLSA
- the LOC135902172 gene encoding uncharacterized protein isoform X1, with translation MARCPEHGEHKNHETSELSHRYRPNAYESYGSFYNTLSASGTPDGVSESLSDPVGNHVATAEGTSSSNAKLAVVAVAVALFIVFVVLLMRYGYPKAEKKDVPASGICDRESCLEYSQLLRASLADSLNPCHNFYAFVCHGARYPGGTDASILSLTRARLIDAVLEEWLRDNHTLREGRVPGKSLWAGKLLQMCVGQHESGADSSLAELQRFMLERNLTWPHANDSVGLANRDTLGTLVQLSLFWNVDVWFSLRVLEVSASAGRPTFRFGRSESYLEWEEKRKAFLKNNTYNRLLETFISAFGVSEAGHVKNIADRLRALEEEISGILATSPTRVRHSGPRVLKVSEMQPNGSSAHAFDWAAIIAEAFGTGTSEFANDAVVVKNSSLLNGVNTLLQLNANKANIYALVISWTVARDLGSFVHAGLSQAYGMTDRNVAERCILRLDQGVPRGAGCRHRSPGREPLDGQRHQAQGSVQRPPDRAFDETTTCVGPGRRRSRAATSGPRPELLRGVENCCGAHAGAPAGAAQGQPRGAVVPEREAHVRGGARPRGAAPGLPVAAVVRSRPAGGRTVRRHWTAAGARAHVRLPLGAQPRLFRRRQWLGSVAPRDHRRTGNSFVHENARTRATLQTYRRPSRASRDPWWRREYKGRVACYLRSYGSYGTRHAHRQTMATDSADAERFSDFASAPVLYAAFGRRSIGGASSPADVRLPGLEATDARKLFFLAYCLTLCPAGDEGDSWEEAGARARHELRPEHRCNVPLMHMEEFASAFSCARDDDMNPQKKCSFW
- the LOC135902172 gene encoding membrane metallo-endopeptidase-like 1 isoform X2, whose product is MARCPEHGEHKNHETSELSHRYRPNAYESYGSFYNTLSASGTPDGVSESLSDPVGNHVATAEGTSSSNAKLAVVAVAVALFIVFVVLLMRYGYPKAEKKDVPASGICDRESCLEYSQLLRASLADSLNPCHNFYAFVCHGARYPGGTDASILSLTRARLIDAVLEEWLRDNHTLREGRVPGKSLWAGKLLQMCVGQHESGADSSLAELQRFMLERNLTWPHANDSVGLANRDTLGTLVQLSLFWNVDVWFSLRVLEVSASAGRPTFRFGRSESYLEWEEKRKAFLKNNTYNRLLETFISAFGVSEAGHVKNIADRLRALEEEISGILATSPTRVRHSGPRVLKVSEMQPNGSSAHAFDWAAIIAEAFGTGTSEFANDAVVVKNSSLLNGVNTLLQLNANKANIYALVISWTVARDLGSFVHAGLSQAYGMTDRNVAERCILRLDQLTKPALTLPLFRRTLSDELLLRVRRVFHAVQDAAIEALDGNLWMDSGTKRRALFSARRIALLTRLPRASDLGDDEAELPRLDHDQSFFEAWRTAVEHMQAHLLAPRKGSPAELSFLSARPTFEEAHDRVVLHPASLWPPLFALDLPVAVLFAGIGQLLAHELMYGFHSALSLDFFDDVNGSDQWRPETIGEYKGRVACYLRSYGSYGTRHAHRQTMATDSADAERFSDFASAPVLYAAFGRRSIGGASSPADVRLPGLEATDARKLFFLAYCLTLCPAGDEGDSWEEAGARARHELRPEHRCNVPLMHMEEFASAFSCARDDDMNPQKKCSFW